A genome region from Aphelocoma coerulescens isolate FSJ_1873_10779 chromosome Z unlocalized genomic scaffold, UR_Acoe_1.0 ChrZ, whole genome shotgun sequence includes the following:
- the LOC138102991 gene encoding urea transporter 2-like, whose translation MDLGEIVVTEHHNERELYEKEMPRAQDLLWRGGNWIHHGFGYLTGEMKEYGEWMKNKPLMVQLVDWILRGTSQVMFVNNPFSGLIILVGLFVQNPWWMLTGCTGTTVSTLTALALSQDRSSIAAGLHGYNGILVGLLMAVYSDKGDYYWWLLSPVAVISMACPVLSSALGSIFSKWDLPVLTLPFNIAVTLYLAATGHYNPFFPTTLIKPVAAVPNITWSAINVPLLLQSIPVGVGQVYGCGNPWTGGIFLVALLISSPLICLHAAIGSAVGMFAALSIASPFDSIYLGLHNYNCALACIAIGGMFYALTWQTHLLSLACALFCAYSGAALANALSVLGLPVCTWPFCLSALLFLLISSENPAIYKMPLCKVTHPEANRIYYLKMKRRASESRREEQKRKEQKPSDSSKISTGGTPLCTPKSRHAH comes from the exons ATGGACCTCGGCGAGATCGTTGTGACTGAACATCACAATGAGAGGGAGCTCTATGAGAAGGAGATGCCGAGAGCCCAGGACCTGCTGTGGAGAGGTGGAAACTGGATCCACCATGGCTTTGGGTATCTCACAGGAGAAATGAAGGAATATGGAGAGTGGATGAAAA ACAAGCCCTTAATGGTTCAGCTAGTGGACTGGATCTTGCGAGGGACCTCTCAGGTGATGTTTGTCAACAACCCTTTCAGTGGGCTGATCATTTTAGTGGGACTTTTCGTCCAGAACCCCTGGTGGATGCtcacaggctgcactggaacCACTGTGTCCACCTTAACTGCGCTGGCCCTCAGTCAGGACAG GTCATCCATCGCAGCCGGGCTGCACGGCTACAACGGGATCCTGGTGGGGCTGCTCATGGCCGTCTACTCTGACAAAGGGGATTACTACTGGTGGCTTCTCTCCCCTGTGGCAGTGATATCAATGGCCTG CCCAGTCCTGTCCAGTGCTCTGGGATCCATCTTCAGCAAATGGGACCTTCCTGTTCTCACTCTGCCCTTCAACATTGCGGTGACCCTGTACCTGGCAGCCACAGGACACTACAACCCCTTCTTCCCCACAACCCTCATCAAGCCTGTAGCTGCAGTGCCCAATATCACCTGGTCTGCCATCAACGTGCCACTG CTCTTACAATCCATCCCAGTTGGTGTTGGTCAAGTGTACGGTTGTGGAAACCCCTGGACTGGAGGCATTTTCCTTGTGGCTCTGCTCATATCCTCCCCACTGATTTGTTTACATGCTGCAATTGGATCAGCCGTGGGGATGTTTGCAG CCCTGAGCATTGCATCCCCGTTTGACAGCATCTACCTTGGCTTACACAACTACAACTGCGCGCTGGCCTGCATCGCCATCGGGGGCATGTTCTACGCCCTGACCTGGCAGACCCATTTGCTGTCACTTGCCTGTG CCTTATTTTGTGCCTACTCCGGAGCAGCTCTTGCTAATGCCCTCTCTGTG ctcggGCTGCCAGTCTGCACCTGGCCCTTCTGCCTCTCCGCGCTCCTCTTCCTGCTGATCAGCTCAGAAAACCCGGCCATCTACAAAATGCCCCTCTGCAAAGTCACCCACCCAGAAGCCAACCGGATCTACTACCTGAAGATGAAGAGAAGGGCCTCggagagcaggagggaagaGCAGAAGCGAAAGGAGCAGAAACCTTCTGACAGCTCAAAAATAAGCACCGGGGGCACCCCCCTGTGCACCCCCAAGAGCCGCCACGCTCACTGA